In Xiphias gladius isolate SHS-SW01 ecotype Sanya breed wild chromosome 6, ASM1685928v1, whole genome shotgun sequence, a single genomic region encodes these proteins:
- the ociad2 gene encoding OCIA domain-containing protein 2 isoform X3, giving the protein MSSEKTGQTITAKTEEAASAAATDPTAVKAAWKCPLSDHHIHRDDVRKVWKECQEESFWHRALPFSLGAMAVTGGLIYNGIWKSSKRFGPFPKLAVAGILGYAVGKASYVGTCRRKFQELGLGDGPGYGPWSKGGRLGPISNSGPGHRSCHHVCEE; this is encoded by the exons ATGAGTTCTGAAAAAACTGGACAAACTATAACTGCGAAAACAGAAGAAGCAGCATCAGCTGCTGCTACTGATCCAACTGCAGTGAAAGCGGCGTGGAAG TGCCCCCTGAGTGATCATCACATTCATAGAGATGATGTGCGAAAGGTTTGGAAAGAATGCCAAGAGGAAAGCTTCTGGCACAGAG ctcttcccttctctctggGTGCCATGGCTGTCACTGGTGGTCTGATCTACAATG GTATTTGGAAATCATCAAAGCGATTTGGTCCCTTTCCAAAACTAGCAG ttgctGGGATCCTTGGTTATGCAGTGGGGAAAGCATCTTATGTTGGAACTTGTCGGCGCAAGTTCCAGGAGCTTGGCCTTGGGGATGGACCAGGATATGGACCCTGGTCTAAGGGAGGTCGCTTGGGACCTATCAGTAACTCTGGTCCTGGACACAG ATCCTGCCACCATGTGTGTGAAGAAT aa
- the ociad2 gene encoding OCIA domain-containing protein 2 isoform X2, translated as MSSEKTGQTITAKTEEAASAAATDPTAVKAAWKCPLSDHHIHRDDVRKVWKECQEESFWHRALPFSLGAMAVTGGLIYNGIWKSSKRFGPFPKLAVAGILGYAVGKASYVGTCRRKFQELGLGDGPGYGPWSKGGRLGPISNSGPGHRSCHHVCEECKKTAPAAPTEEAKS; from the exons ATGAGTTCTGAAAAAACTGGACAAACTATAACTGCGAAAACAGAAGAAGCAGCATCAGCTGCTGCTACTGATCCAACTGCAGTGAAAGCGGCGTGGAAG TGCCCCCTGAGTGATCATCACATTCATAGAGATGATGTGCGAAAGGTTTGGAAAGAATGCCAAGAGGAAAGCTTCTGGCACAGAG ctcttcccttctctctggGTGCCATGGCTGTCACTGGTGGTCTGATCTACAATG GTATTTGGAAATCATCAAAGCGATTTGGTCCCTTTCCAAAACTAGCAG ttgctGGGATCCTTGGTTATGCAGTGGGGAAAGCATCTTATGTTGGAACTTGTCGGCGCAAGTTCCAGGAGCTTGGCCTTGGGGATGGACCAGGATATGGACCCTGGTCTAAGGGAGGTCGCTTGGGACCTATCAGTAACTCTGGTCCTGGACACAG ATCCTGCCACCATGTGTGTGAAGAATGTAAGAAAACAGCTCCCGCTGCACCTACAGAGGAAGCGAAGAGCTAG
- the ociad2 gene encoding OCIA domain-containing protein 2 isoform X1 produces the protein MSSEKTGQTITAKTEEAASAAATDPTAVKAAWKCPLSDHHIHRDDVRKVWKECQEESFWHRALPFSLGAMAVTGGLIYNGIWKSSKRFGPFPKLAVAGILGYAVGKASYVGTCRRKFQELGLGDGPGYGPWSKGGRLGPISNSGPGHRNTEGLTVSMALSVAASPFLIINIAYI, from the exons ATGAGTTCTGAAAAAACTGGACAAACTATAACTGCGAAAACAGAAGAAGCAGCATCAGCTGCTGCTACTGATCCAACTGCAGTGAAAGCGGCGTGGAAG TGCCCCCTGAGTGATCATCACATTCATAGAGATGATGTGCGAAAGGTTTGGAAAGAATGCCAAGAGGAAAGCTTCTGGCACAGAG ctcttcccttctctctggGTGCCATGGCTGTCACTGGTGGTCTGATCTACAATG GTATTTGGAAATCATCAAAGCGATTTGGTCCCTTTCCAAAACTAGCAG ttgctGGGATCCTTGGTTATGCAGTGGGGAAAGCATCTTATGTTGGAACTTGTCGGCGCAAGTTCCAGGAGCTTGGCCTTGGGGATGGACCAGGATATGGACCCTGGTCTAAGGGAGGTCGCTTGGGACCTATCAGTAACTCTGGTCCTGGACACAG aaacactgaaggACTCACCGTCAGCATGGCTCTGTCAGTAGCAGCTTCACCGTTTCTCATCATAAATATTGCATATATTTGA